ATTATTGCTGAAAACTCTGAGCGTAAGTAGGAGATAACACATGCAGGCTTTAACGGACGCTTTTGCAGCCATTGGAGCCTTTATGGATCAGGGCGGCCCACTGATGTATTTCATCGCCGCCCTTACCTTTGCAATGTGGACTCTCGTGTTTGAGCGTGTGGTCTACTTTAAAGGTGGTCTGAAAGGTGAAGTCCAACAGGCTTTGAATAGTTGGGAGCAACGCAAAGAGCGTAAGTCCTGGAATGCACATCAAATTCGTGCAGCGATGGTTTCGCGTATGTCAGCGAAAATTAACAAAAACATGGACATGATTACCACATTAATTGCTCTGTGCCCCCTGATGGGATTGCTCGGAACAGTAACGGGCATGATTGAAGTGTTTAGTGTTCTCTCTCTGACTGGCGGTGGTGATGCCAAATCGATGGCGGGTGGCGTATCGAAAGCAACAATTCCTACAATGGCTGGCATGGTTGCAGCATTGTCTGGGCTGTTTGCGAATACATATCTTGCCCGAATTGCTGAGCGTGAAGACCGCTTGTTTGCTGACCATTTGACAATGGATCACTAAGTGATGCTGCAGTATTAACCTGTAATTAAGAGATGTCTCATGAGCAGGAACAACGCAAAACCTGAAGAAGAACCGCAGGCAATCGATCTCACGCCTATGCTTGACGTCGTGTTCATTATGCTGATTTTCTTCATTGTTACGGCAACATTCATTAAAGAAGCGGGCAAAGAGGTTACAAGACCTGATGCCGTTACTGGTGATTCGAAGCCTAACGCTAGTATTCTGATTGCTATTGGTGGCGACAACGAAATTTGGATCGATAAGAAACAAGTTGATCCACGTGGCGTTGTTAAAGTTATTGAGCGTATGCGCGCAGACAATCCTAATGGTTCAGTTTCAATTCAAGCGGATACCAAAGCTAAGATTGAATTCGTATTGGAGGTCGCTAATGCTGCGCGTGAAGCTGGCATTACCGATGTGTCTGTCTCTACTGAAGAGAAATAGGTTGCTATGAACTTCGCAAAAGTAGGTATAGCAGGGCTTTTGGGGGTGGTGACCACCCTCTTGCTCTTATTTTTGATGTATCAACTGGTTAATAATGATTTGGGTGAAATGTCACAGAAAAAATCTGTGAAAATTCCTGATATCAATATGCCTGATACAAAAATCGAAACCCGTTTTGAAGATGCAAAGCCTGAGAAACCAGAGGCTCCCGAAACGCCCCCGGATCTTCCAGAGCCAGAGTTTGAGGCGCCTACCGTATCGGGTGAAGCCTTAAACATGAGTGCACCTATTGCGAAAGCGGGCATTGATGTTGGTGCAGGATCTTTGGCCTTTAGTGAAGGTGAATACTTGCCTATCGTTAAGGTTCCACCTGAATATCCCAGCA
The nucleotide sequence above comes from Cellvibrio sp. PSBB023. Encoded proteins:
- a CDS encoding MotA/TolQ/ExbB proton channel family protein produces the protein MQALTDAFAAIGAFMDQGGPLMYFIAALTFAMWTLVFERVVYFKGGLKGEVQQALNSWEQRKERKSWNAHQIRAAMVSRMSAKINKNMDMITTLIALCPLMGLLGTVTGMIEVFSVLSLTGGGDAKSMAGGVSKATIPTMAGMVAALSGLFANTYLARIAEREDRLFADHLTMDH
- a CDS encoding biopolymer transporter ExbD; the protein is MSRNNAKPEEEPQAIDLTPMLDVVFIMLIFFIVTATFIKEAGKEVTRPDAVTGDSKPNASILIAIGGDNEIWIDKKQVDPRGVVKVIERMRADNPNGSVSIQADTKAKIEFVLEVANAAREAGITDVSVSTEEK
- a CDS encoding energy transducer TonB, which codes for MNFAKVGIAGLLGVVTTLLLLFLMYQLVNNDLGEMSQKKSVKIPDINMPDTKIETRFEDAKPEKPEAPETPPDLPEPEFEAPTVSGEALNMSAPIAKAGIDVGAGSLAFSEGEYLPIVKVPPEYPSTALSRGIEGFCTVVYTVTETGATRDPEPIADQCVTKDGKPTTVFNRASVRAALKFKYKPKVVDGKPVEVPGVKNRFTYTMQK